One SAR202 cluster bacterium genomic window, CGACGCTCGGGCGGGATAGGTGAGAGAAACGGCACCAGCAAGGGCAGCGTCGCAATCGGGTCCATCGCCACTAGCATCGGCAAGAAGACCAGCGAGAACTCCTTCAGCAGCCCGAAGATGTCGGTCCCGGAAAGGCCGGAGGAGATACCTCTGATGATGTCTTGCAGCGCTTCCATGCCGGCCTATGCCTTCCCACTCGCCGCCGCGGCCGGCCCGGACGGCATCCTGAACCGCGCAAGCAGCACCGTGGCCACCGCCGCCATGCCGGCGGCGTAAATGAACGCGCTCTCGATGCCGAAGCTGTCCGACACCACTCCCGCGATGAACGGGGAGAGGATCCCGAGAATGCTCGCGCCATAGATAAGCGAGACCACCGTGGACTGCGACTGTCCCTTCGCCGCCTCGATCGCCGCTGCGACAAAGATGTGTTGCAGTGTGAACTTGAAGCTGCCGGCGACGACGATTATCACGAGAAGCTGCCAGCCCGGCTCCGCCAGCGCCAGACCCAGCATCAGCAGGGCGCTAGACACCATCGCGGGCATCAGCACTTTCTTCGCGCCGTAACGGTCCGCCATGTGCCCCATCAGCGGCTGCGAGACCAGCCCCATCACCTGCGCGAGCGAAAGGTACAACGCCACCTTGCCGGAGGAGTACGCCAGCGTCTCGCGCAGGTACGCCGGCAGGAATACGTCGACCGCGGCCTCGCCCATTGCGCGGAAGACCGTAGAGAGCACCAGCACCATGAGCACCGGGCTCTTCATCAGGCCGAGCAACGCCTTGAAGTAGCCGCGCCTGGATACCGACTCGTGACTCGTCCGGGGCAGCAGCTTGAGTATGCCCCAAACCAGCAGCGCCGTCACCATTGCCGGGAACAGGCTCACCGTGAGAACGTCCCGCCACATGAGGAAAGAAAGCACCGCGGCGGTCGTTACCGGCCCCAGTATCTCCCCGGCAATGCCGCCGGTCCCGTGCAGCGAGACCACAAACCCGCGCTTTTCCGG contains:
- a CDS encoding MFS transporter, with amino-acid sequence MSSSQTNPEAPAVKSGRNVMAGTIVVGHGVKHLLASGFQKIIMPEMKIGLGLSNTQFGALGSAQALSSWAATMVGGYLGDRFANKAAFFIALSLGITGVSYFIAGFAPNYWLMFFVMLLAGAGPSLFHPPALGELSRGFPEKRGFVVSLHGTGGIAGEILGPVTTAAVLSFLMWRDVLTVSLFPAMVTALLVWGILKLLPRTSHESVSRRGYFKALLGLMKSPVLMVLVLSTVFRAMGEAAVDVFLPAYLRETLAYSSGKVALYLSLAQVMGLVSQPLMGHMADRYGAKKVLMPAMVSSALLMLGLALAEPGWQLLVIIVVAGSFKFTLQHIFVAAAIEAAKGQSQSTVVSLIYGASILGILSPFIAGVVSDSFGIESAFIYAAGMAAVATVLLARFRMPSGPAAAASGKA